The stretch of DNA TCCTAGAGAACGTGGACGCCGAGCACGTCGCTATCACGGCCGATCACGGCGAGGCATTCGGCGAGAAACACATCTACGAACATCCCGATCACATGCCTCTGGACATTCTGCGGGAGGTACCATGGTACGAGACGACCGCAACGGACCAGGGAACGTACGAACCCTCGCTCGAACCAACTAAGGAGACCGGTGACATGGACGAAAAACTCCGTGCACTTGGTTACCTCTGAACCTCCAGAGCTTCGCCTCGATACACTGAGATCAAATCCACTGTAACGTCTTTCCAGTCGTAGTGGTCGAGAGCAGTGGAACGGTTCTGTTCCCCGACCTCGTCGAGATCCGAACGAACTGTCTGCACCGCTCGTTCAAGTGCGCTCCCTAAACCGTCGTCCGGATCGTAGAGTATGTTCCCTCCCGGGTCCACACTCGGAATAGCCCCAAGTCGTGGGGCGACGAACGGTCGACCGAACGTCATGGCGAGGAGAACGGATCCCGAGTTGAAGATGTCCTGATACGGGAACACAGCCACATCGCATGCTCCGAAGTATCGGGGCAAATCCTTGTCAGGGATATACCGGATATCGAGTACTACGTCGTCACGGTCCGCAGCGAGAGACTCAATAGTCTGGGTAGTCTTCTCATCCTTCGAATTGCCCGCAATCATAAGCTGTGCGTTCGAAGGTTCGAGATCACACCACGTCCGGAGGAGCTCAGGAACCTGCTTGTAGGGCCGAATACGTCCAAAGTAGAGGAATGTCCGTTTCTTTGGGTCGAGATCCAATTCGCGTCGGCACGTTTCACGGTCTCTATCGGTAGGTGAGTAGAGCGGGGCATAGTTCCCGTGTGGGATACGAATGATGTTATCTAAAGGTGTGCCGAGATAGGCTTCCAATTCTTGCTCGGTCCGTTCGTCCCATACCTGAACCGCGTCGGCGATACCGACGATCCGACGACTCACCCAATGGTCGATAGACTCGTGTCGGCGCTCGTGATTGCACCGGTTATGCACGGTCCAGACGATACGAATGTCTAGATACGAGCACAACCACACTTGTGCGACGAACGCAAATGCGAAGAAGGCAGATAGGAGCCAAGAGAAAGGGAGTCGCTCGAAGTCACTGTAATTTCCGAGAAGGAAGTATGGGTGAGTCCAATGTAAATGAATGACGTTTATATTGTTTCGCAATGCATCAACGGCGAGCGGCCAGAGTGGATGACTGTGCGACTCGTGGGTTGTTTCCACATCCTGTTGATTGAGATGAGCATCAAGCATGTCGAGGTACTGATTCCCATCGAAATATGGAGCGAGAAGGACTTTTAGAGCCATCTGTGGTGGACCTAACTATAATCAGGACCGGATAAGAGATATATCCACGGTTCCGAACTGCAACGTCGGTCAAATATTACAAGCTATTAGTGATGGAGATGAGTTCCTTTCAACGATGGATTTGAGTAGCACTCCGAGACGAGCCCTCCGGAAGCTACGGATGGACGGCCTCGGCGAATTACTTACTGAGGGTTGGGATACTCTCTATGTAGACGCCTTACTTTACCGTGGGATGTACCAAAACATCCTCCTAGAACACCTGGACATAGTAACGCGAGACGAACTTCGAGAACTTCCGGGCTACGTAGAGTACGAAGAAACGGACGCACGCGTGAAGTACAAGGGGAGAGATGGGCTTGGGGACGACGGAGAACGCTTCAATGCTGTTAATCGGTTCATCTACGAGGAGAGTGACGCATTGTTTCTCGGCCCCGTCGGGCCCGGAATCACTTCCGATGGAGAAGTAATCTCGGAGAGCGTCGCACCCCCGCCACTCGTAGAGAGACGCGTAGGTGTTTGTCTTGCACAATCAATAGACGAGAACGGGGTACGTCGTACACTAAACGCTCTCTCTGGGGAGGTCACGCCTGACCGGAGTTTTGACACAGCCGCGTTCGTTGTACCGCCTTGGCCGAATTACTATCACTGGACAATGGAGAGTCTATTGCGCGTACGCTTGCTCGAAATACACGGAGAGGTGACAGGGACATACCCGACACTCATTGTTCCAAGGGACCGCTCGTCATGGGTGGATGAGACGCTTAGTTTGCTCGATTACGCGGGTCCGGTCGCAGGCTTCAACGGTGGTATCGCAGCGGTGGATACTCTGGTCGTACCGACGTACCCAGATCCGACTCCCGCTGAGTGTCGATGGCTCCGTGATCGTATGCGCACCGGTGCCGGTATAGATATCACTGAGTCTCGTGAACGGGTATTTGTCGCGCGCGACGACGCAACCGTCCGCCGCATCTCGAATCGGGATGCAGTCGAGCGCGTTCTCAACCAATACGATATCGATAGTTACCTCCTCGGCGAACTAAGCGTCCGCGAACAGGTCGAACTGTTTTCTAACGCCGAACTCGTGGTAGCACCTCACGGAGCAGGTCTAACAAACATCCTCTACGGCGATGATCTCACGGTCGTAGAACTGTTCGGTGATAAATTAGTTGCAACTTTCGACCGTATCGCCGAAAACATGGACCATACCTATCAGTACCTCGAATGTGGACAGGACGGCGTTGATATTCACGTCAACCCCGATTTGCTTAACCAGAAACTAAGTGATCTCCTGCAATAGTGACATCATAGTTGAACTCTACTCTAGAAACCGTTACAGCTGATTTATTCATATAAAGTTAGTTTAAATCATATTCTTTATATGGTATAAGATCTGGCCGACGTTACCCGCCGTTCTTACCGAAGTATACAAATGCAACCCCTCGGATTCGTATCCATGGGTCGACCGAACGTCCTTCTCATCGTTCTCGACAGCGTACGCGGCCTAAACGTCGGCCACCTCGGATACCCACGGAGCACGACGCCGAACTTGGACGATTTCGCCGAACGGGCGACGACTTACACGAACGCCCGATCACCCGGTATTCACAGCATCTCTAGTCATGTCAGCATCTTCACCGGCTATCACGTCGCAGAACACCGTGCTACGGCGCATAGTGCGAGCATCTCGTCAGGTCACACGATCTGGGAGGTCCTCGCGGATGAGGGCTATCAGACGGGGCTTTTCACGCCCAACTCGATCGTTGCCGAGTCGTCCAACCTCTCCTCGTTCTTTCAGGAAGTCGTCGGTCCGAAGCGTCAGGAACTGTTATTTCCCGAAGCGCTCGGTCCCGAAGGTGTGAATGGAGACCCCAGCTACGTCGAGTACCTGCTCGAAAGCTTGCAGAGTGACTTCCCACTCAAGGCGACATTGAACGGCCTATCCCGTGAATTCGGGCGTTCAAAAGGAGCTCATGATCCGGAACGGGAGCACGGTGGGAAGTACGTCGACGAATTCGACTCGTGGAGAGAGACCAGAGACGAACCGTGGGCGGCTTGCATCAACCTCATGGATGCACATTACCCGTACATCCCGCAAGAGCAGTTCGCCGAGTGGGGTGGGGGCGGAAAAATCGAGGATCTCCATCGGGAGGCCATGGGCGGGCCACTCACGACACAGTATCTCGGAGATAGGCCGTTTTGGGAACTCGAAGCGACCGAAAGCCTGTACGACGACTGTATCAAGCAGGTAGACGCTTACTTTGGACAACTGTTAGATCGGCTGGAATCAGCTAGCGAACTCGATGATACATTGGTGGTGGTGACTAGTGATCATGGGGAGGGTTTCGGCGAATACAGCGCGTTGAACGACGCGGTACGTCTTATTGATCACAGCTGGGGTATCGGCGATGAAGTCTCTCACGTCCCGTTAGTTGTAAAACACCCCAACGACGACTCCGCCGAAACGGTGAAAACCCCCGCCTCTCTCACCCAGTTTCCCACTGTCGTGGAAGATGCAATAGCGGGGGAGAAAACAGGATTCGTCCCCCAAGAAGGCCACACGCTCACGACATCGTACAGGATCGAGAAACCGGGGGACGAACTTCCGATCTCGAAGGGAGACCGAGAGCCGTATTTCGGTCCGTGGCACGCCGTATGTCGTGAGATAGGGGGAGAAGTTTTCGTCGACGCAGTTCGAAACGACGACCGAACACGGTACCGCCCAGGCCGAGACAGCGAACGAAACGACGTAACATCGGTGGATCGGAATTTTGTAGACAAAACCATTCAGGAACTATCTGACGCCGGTATTATGGAAGGAGAGAAAGAGATCGATCAAGACGTCGAAAAACGTCTTCACGAACTGGGATATAAGTAGTACTTTTAGGCCTAGCTGAGGTAACCGAAAAGGAGACCTTATTGGGCTTTCTCACGCGTGTTGGTATATGCGGCTGGGCCAGACCTCCATTATTCACTTCGCATCTCGCTTCCTCGCGTCCGCATCCGGGTTCGCCGCAACGGTGTTCATCGGTCGGATACTCGGCTCAGGGGGTCTTGGGACCTACTACCTGATCCTCTCGCTCGTCGCGTGGTTGGGTATCGCAGTGAAGATGGGAGTCCCCAGTTCGATTACGAAGCGGATCAGCGAAGGGACGGATGACGCCGCATACGCGGTCGCGGGAACGTCAATCAGTATTGTTCTCTTCGTAGTAGTCTCAGCGCTTGTACTACTGTTCCGTGGACAAGTAAACGAGTACATCGGCCACCCGGCTGCAGTGGTCGTTGTCCTGTTCCTAGGGGTGAACTTGGCACAATCGATCACTAATTCTGTTCTCAGGGGACAGAAATTGGTCCACATTTCAGGCGTCTTTACACCAATCCGAACGGGCTCCAGAAGCGTCGTTCAGATCATTGGTTTACTGGGTAGTTTGGGACTCACAGCGCTATATGTCGGTTACACCGCTGGCTATCTGCTTGTCACCCTTCTGGGTCTCTGGGTTGCTATCAAAAACTTCCAGTACGTGAGGCTCCCCCGGCGAGAACACTACCAGGAGCTAGTATCGTACGCAAAGTTTTCGTGGGTCGGGTCGCTTCGATCCCGAGCGTTCAATTGGGTTGACGTGACTGTGCTCAGATTCTTCGTCTCGGCCTCAGCCATCGGAATCTACACAGCAGCGTGGAACATTTCGGTTTTCTTGATACTGTTCGGCGGGTCGTTGAGCCAAACGCTGTTTCCGGAGATGAGTTCGCTTTCTGCCGATGAAGACTCGGAAGCCGTCGCTGACCTCTTCGAAACTGCCCTCGCTTTCGCCGGACTTGTCCTGATTCCTGGCCTCATCGGCGGAACGATCCTCGGGGAACAACTACTCCAAGTGTACGGTGATGACTTCTCCCGTGGAGGGACGGTTCTGTCGGTGCTTATCGTTGCTACCCTTATCCAGGGTTACCAGCGACAGTTTACGACGGCTCTGAACGCCATGGACAGGCCAGATATTGCGTTTCGTATCAACGCAGTGTTTATCACGGCGAACGTGATTCTGAACGTCAGTCTAATACCGTACTTCGAGGTTATCGGCGCAGCGGCAGCAACTGCTACCGCAGTTGCGGTCAGTCTGGTTGCAGCCCACTACATGCTTTCATCACTGGTCGATTACTCCATCCCGCTCGGTGAGATCGCACGACAATGGGGTGCCGCCGCAGTGATGGGAATTGTCGTGGAATTAGGTCGACGGGGCGAAGCCGCGTACGTGAACTTCAGCTACGAGTTCGTGGCAGTAGCGGTGCTCGTTACCCTCGGAGCCGGAGTGTACTTCATCTCCCTACTCGCGCTCTCAAGCCGATTCAGGAAAACGGTCGTCGACAATCTCCCGTCACGGTTGTCGGGAATCAGCGTATAACCGACAAACAGAGACTACATGACGTTCTCCCCAGCCTGCAACCGCTCCTCTGCCTCGTCCCGATCCTCCGGATACCCAACGTCGATCCGCCAGCCTTCCATCGGAATCGCGTCGATCGTCCGCCCGCTCTTGATCAACAAATCAATAGCGTCCGAAAGCTCGTACTCGTTACGGTCGGAAGGCTGCACCAGTTTACACGCGTGGAAGATTGCGGGCGAAAACGTGTAGAAGCCAGTCATCACCAGATTGCTCGGCGGGTCGTCGGGCTTCTCGACCACTTCCTGTATCTCGCCGTAGTCGTTCGTGTCACAGACGCCGTACCGGCTCGCCTCCTCGTAAGGCACCTCCTCAACGAGGAACGCCGCGTCGGTGCGGTCCTCCTGCTGACGGCTAACCACGTCCTCCAGGTTCGCCTGGAAGATGTTGTCGCCGAGCATCAGCATGAAGTCCTGATCGACGTGCTCCTCCGCCTTCAACAACGCATGAGCCAGTCCGTCCTGCTCGCGCTGGTGGGCATACGTGATCGGAACGCCCTTGAACTCGTCGCCGAAGTGGCTGATGATGTTCTGTTTCTTGTAGCCCACGATGACCACGAGCTTCTCGGCGCCGAGCTCCACCAGCTGCTCGAAGCAGTGTGTGAGGATCGGTTTGCCCGCGACCTCAACCATACCCTTCGGTTTATCCTCGGTCAGCGGGCGGAGGCGCGTCCCCTCACCAGCCGCGAGAACTACTGCCTGCATGACCCTGACTTGCTGGGGCGTACTCAAATACTTTTAGCAACCCCTACGAGAGCAGAGACAGAATAGATTATCAATCCTGACCCCCTCAAAACCCTCATGCACCTCTCCATCGTCGGCAGCGGCTACGTCGGCACAACCGTCGCCGCCTGTTTCGCCGACCTCGGCCACCAGGTCACCAACATCGACGTCGACCAGTCCGTCGTCGACACGATCAACGCCGGGGAGGCTCCGATTCACGAAGAAGGACTCCAAGAGCTCGTTGACGCCCACGCGGGCGAGAACTCAACCAACCGCCTCCGCGCGACGACCGACTACGACGCGGTCCTCAACACCGACGTCACGTTCCTCTGTCTCCCCACGCCGCAGGCCGAGGACGGGAGCATCGATCTCTCGATAATGGCCAACGGAGCCGAACAACTGGGCGAAACCCTCGCAGAGAAGGCAGACCACCACACTGTCGTCGTAAAGAGCACCGTCGTCCCCGGCACCACCGAGGAAGAGATCGCACCGCTCCTCCAGAACCCCTCCGAGCGAGCCGACAGCGGAACCGTCGGCGCCGGCATGAACCCCGAGTTCCTCCGGGAAGGCACGGCCGTCCACGACTTCCTACATCCCGACAAAGTCGTCCTCGGCGCCGATAACGAGCGCACGCGCGAGGATATGCACGCAGTGTTCGCCCCGTTGCTCGACCAGCACGACGCGCCGGTCGTCGAGACCGACACCCGAACCGCCGAAATGACCAAGTATGCGAACAACGCCTTCCTCGCGTCGAAGGTCTCGCTGATCAACGACATCGGGAACATCTGCAAGCAGTTCGACATCGACGCCTACGAGGTCGCCGACGCGATTGGTCTCGACGATCGGATCGGCGAGCAGTTCCTGCGCAGCGGTCTCGGATGGGGCGGCAGCTGCTTCCCGAAGGACACCCGCGCGATCATCCACGCCGCCGAGGAATCGGGCTACGAGCCGGCGATTCTCAACGCCGCCGTCGAGGTCAACGACGGGCAGCCCGAACGCTTGCTCGAACTGCTCGACGAACACCTTGACGTCGACGGTGAGCGCGTCGCCGTGCTCGGACTCTCGTTCAAGCCCGGTACCGACGACATCCGGAACGCACGCTCGATCCCCGTTATCGAAAAACTCCAGCAGCGGAACGCCTCCATCACCGCCTACGACCCCGTCGCCGCCGACGAGATGCGCGAGCGATTCCCGGGGATCGAGTACGCCGATTCGGCCGGTGACGCGCTCGACGGCGCGAGCGCGGCGCTGATCGTCACAGAGTGGGACGAGTTCGCCGCCCTGGACGAGGAGTTCGAGTCGATGAATCGAAAGCTCGTCGTCGATGGCCGTCGTGTCGACCTCCCCATCGAGGAGCGCGACCTCGAGTACGAAGGCCTCTGTTGGTGACCGCCGCTCCCTGAATCAGGCTGACTTATCCGGATTCCGTGTGAACTGATCCGGTCGATTCGGGCCGGAACGGGCGAGAAACGAGTCCGAAATGGAGAACGTCTCCATACTCGGGAGCACGGGCGATTTACCCGTCTCAGTTCCTGTTGGGCCCGGACGACCGATTCATAATCGGATTCCTGCCCCGCAAGTGCTCTACCCGTGGGTTTCGAGAGGTGAGTATGGCCAACCGCGTCGCGATTCGCGAGGTGCTCAGGCAGTAGCCGGGGAAATGGAGCGAGAGAGTCCTTCAGTCGCCAATTCGGAGAGTCACGCGACTCTGTCGAGAATTCCCTAACCGCACGAGGGGAACCGATTATGAAGAAATATTGGGCGTCTTTGGTGGCCGTTCCTCGATCCCACGATCACGCGATTCCCTGAATATCGCCATTCCTGAGCATCTACCGGCAGGATCCCACCCTTCCACCGCTCGTACTACTTCACGTTTAGACACACGAACCCAGTCTACTTGCGGGGATCTCGGCCGATTATGACCGGTTGTCGTGGGTGTTTTGACGGCAGTGAGGATTCATAATCGATCCTCGCCGTGCGGTTCGGGAGGAACGGGAAATAGGTGCCAGTCTCAGCATACTGCCTCCCTGGAGGGTTCGAAAACACGTCGGGAATCGCTCGTTGTGGATGTCGTGAGCCGGAACGCGTGAGTACCGCTAAACAGGGGCTTCGGATCGGTCGTCCGACTCCGGATCGTCTCGAAGCGACAGATAGACGTCGATGTCGTCGAACGGGACCACCGGTCGCTTCGAAGCCTATGCAGACGCGCCAGTCCGATCCCCACTCACGTCTCCGGGGAGCTGCAACGAGAAGTCGATGGTCTTCGCTCCCCCACGGAGGATCGGCTTTTTGCTCGCACCTTCCTGTTCGAACTCGACGACGCCGAGGTTTTCCAGCTCCTGCAGGTTCCGGTGCACCTCTTTGTAGTCCCGGTCGACGGCTCGTGCGGCCTCGCTAATGCTCGCCGGCTCCGCCTCGACGATCGCCTCCAGTAGCTCGAGGTTCGAGGTCCGCATCAGCCGAGCGACGTCGGCGTAGCTCTCGAAGTCCAGAACGAACCGATCGTCCTGCTCGACGGCGTCGCCGGTCTCGCCGTCGAGCGCTCGTTCGAGTCGCTCACGGCCCGCCTCGCGGAGTTCGTCGCGCTGTCCGTACGTGATCTGTAGCGTGTCGGTAGTCATGGCGTAGGACCGGATGGATGTCGTACGTCGGAACGCGTGAGCGCCGCTACGCGGGTGCTTCGGACCGATCACCGGATTCCGGATCGTCTCGAAGCGACAGGTGGACCTCGATGTCGTCGAACGGAACCATTGGCCGCTTCGAGCGGCCCTCCTGTTCGAACTCGACGACGCCGAACTGTTCCAGCTGATTCAGGTTCCGGGAAACGTCTTTGATGTCCCGGTCCACCAGTCGCGCCGCCGCACGCATACTGGCGGGCTCCTCTTGGGCAATCGTGCGAAGGAGCTCGATAGCGCGCGGACTAAACACACGCATGAGTTCGTCCGGATCCTCAAACGTGACCCGACTCGGCGGCGCTTCGTCCGGAAGGTTACCTTCGAGGGCAGCCTCCATCGCATCCTCCGTTCGATCCATCATCCCTTCCAGTGTCCCGACTGTCACGACGAGTGTGTTCTGTGACATTGGTTGCTCCGTAGGTGGCACCCACCGACAGAACGCCCGGCCCTATGGCCCGAGTACATCGGTCTCCCACCGAAAACGGGCTTGTACCTCGCTGTACCCTGGGAATTCGTAGTCATCGTCCAATCCGTCCGCCGTGTGCCGTTCGTGGACGCCGTGGGAATTATCGTATCGGACGATAGTGTCGCCGCCGACTGTGCCGTAGTGGAGCCGGTATTTCACGCCATCAGGGAACTTCTCCGAGTCCTGAACCGCGAGGATGCGGATTCGAACGATGGTGTTCCCATCCGGCTTGAAACGCTCATCGACGAGCTCCATCACGTCGTCGGCAGGTGCCATCGACAACTGATGGTACGCATCCCAGCACTATATGTGTTGGGCCTAGTCACAACGAAACCGTGGAGTTCCCGGATGACCGCTGGTGCTGCACTATTGCTTCCACGCTCAGAACCACATGCACGCATCGCTGTTGACTAGCACAACTGTCGGTGACCCGTCTGTGGGGTGACGAAAAAGGGCCGACGAGTGCAACAACATCCGAACACCGCCCGCCCCAAGTAGAAGCCTTTTCACTCCACCCACTACCACACCAGAAACGACATGCCCGACCTCGAGCGCGTCACCGTCCTCCTGCCCACCTACGACGAGGCCGCCACCGTCGGCGACGTCGTCGACGGCTTCCGCGAGCAGGGGTTCGACGACGTGCTCGTGATGGACGGCGACTCGGAGGACGACACCCGCCAAATCGCCCGCGAGCACGGCGCCCGGGTCGAGATACAGTCCGCCTCGGGCAAGGGACAGGCCATCCGCGAGGCCGTCCGCGAACACATCGACCGCGAGTACGTCCTGATGGCCGACGGCGACGGCACCTACCGCCCCGAGGAAGCTGACCGCATGCTCGCCCCCCTCGACGACGGGTACGAGCACGTCATCGGCGACCGCTTCGCCGACATGGAGGCGGGCGCGATGACCCGCCTGAATCAGGTCGGCAACAAGCTCACCAACCGGCTGTTCAGCGTCATCCACGGCGAGCGCTTCGACGACATCCTCAGCGGCTACCGGGCGTTCAGCCGCGACTCCTTCGACCGCCTGCGACTCTCGGCGGACGGGTTCGGTATCGAGACCGAGATGGCCGTCGAGTGCGCGAAGCAGGGGATCCCCACCGCGGTCGTCCCGATCACCTACCTCGAACGCCCCGCGGGCTCGAACACCAACCTTCACCCAATCCGGGACGGCGGGATCATCTTCCTCGAGCTGTTCCGCCGCGCGAAGACGAGCAATCCGCTGTTCTACTTCGGCAGCGTCGGCGTCGCCTCCGGGCTCGGCGGCACCGCGATCGCCGCCTTCGTCGCGATCGAGTGGTTCGTCTACGGCGTCCCCCACCAGATCTGGGCGCTGGCCGGCGCCGCCGGCATCCTGCTCGGCGTCCAGCTGCTGATGTTCGGCGTCCTCTCGGACCTGATCCTCACCCTCCACCGCGAACAGCTCGACCGGATCGACTCCATCGCCGGCAAGGAGTGATACGCCCGACTGCGTCGACGGCGGACGTGATCCACGCGGAAACGGCCGTCGACGGCCGCTACCCGCAGCCGGCGCGCTTTTCCCCGCCCGCGCCCGATCGACGCGTAATGACCGACTACACGACCGTCTCGATCCCCACCGAGCTCGCCGAGCGCGTCGACGAGACGATAGAGGGGACGAGCTTCTCCAGCACGAGCGACCTCGTTCGGTTCCTGCTGCGCAGCATCGTGATCAAACATCAGGAACGCGGGGAGCTCACGGAGGCTGAGTTCGAGGAGATCGCTCAGCAGCTCGAAGATTTAGGTTATCTGGAGTGATTTGTTCTGGGCGGAAGGAAGTGTAAATCACGTTCTGTCCCGCAGTTCCACGGAATCGTCTATTTATCAACTCCTAACATCAAACGCAGTAATATCTGTCTACTTATATAGAGACGAATTGGCATGGAGTGTAATGTCCGAACTCAAGTCGTTCCTGGCCGACAACCCGAAGATGATGGGCGTCCTGTTCACGATGATGCTGTTCCTCTCGCAGGCGGGTAGTGTCGTCGCTGGGCACTCAAGCCCCACCGCTGGCCCCTGAATCGATTTCTAAAGGAAGAACCGCTTACTGCGAAAGGTCCGATAGCCACTTGATCTCCCCATCGTAACGGACGAGATCGTCTTCAGCATCGTTGAGGAGAGTTTCGAGATCCGAATAGAATACCTCCCCCAAAACTCCTGGAGCGAGGTGTTGACGTCTGTCGTCGCCGATGTCTATCGACGCCATTCCGCCGGTACTCAGATCGGAGTCGGGATACAGTTGGACCCTCGCGATATAGCCATCCTCGACCTGTTCGATATCCGTGATCGGCGCTCCGATACTCTCCCCTTGCACGATGTCGACATCGCCGTCACCAACGACTGAATACTGTCCACCGACGAACGACTGCTTACTCGCAACGCTAAGCGCCGAGTGGAGTGGGAACCCGTAGTTTAACAGTTTCACCATCGCTTTTCCGACCCGCGTCGCACCGCTGTTGACAACCTCGGTGAGTGTGACGACGCCGCCGACAGCGCCGTTCTTGAGCAGCGCCATCCCCTGGTCGTAGGAGGCACAGCCGTTGAGGAAGAACGCGTCGACGCCAACGGA from Halolamina sediminis encodes:
- a CDS encoding DUF7503 family protein codes for the protein MSELKSFLADNPKMMGVLFTMMLFLSQAGSVVAGHSSPTAGP
- a CDS encoding ribbon-helix-helix domain-containing protein yields the protein MTDYTTVSIPTELAERVDETIEGTSFSSTSDLVRFLLRSIVIKHQERGELTEAEFEEIAQQLEDLGYLE